One genomic region from Halococcus qingdaonensis encodes:
- the alaS gene encoding alanine--tRNA ligase, protein MSTLEAEYRLQYFEEEGFVRKECPDCGDFFWTRDADRENCGEPPCAEYEFIGNPSLDEEYSLEEMREAFLSFFEDHDHERIDPYPVAANRWRDDVLLTQASVYDFQPLVTSGATPPPANPLTISQPCIRMQDIDNVGKTGRHTMAFEMMAHHAFNAREELDDPDQYAYEGEVYWKDRTVEYCDEFFEAMGANPEEITYIEDPWVGGGNAGPAIEVIYRGVELATLVFMSMEQDPSGEYELKDGNTYSKMDTYIVDTGYGLERWTWVSQGTPTVYEAIYPEMISFLKGNAGIDHTDEEEELVTRAATLAGHMDIDEAEDAERARGTIAEQLGVDVTELRELLEPLEAIYAIADHCRTLAYMLGDEIVPSNVGTGYLARMVLRRTKRLCDTVGVDAPLDELVDMQAERLGYENRDTIRDMVRTELEKYRETLERGGRRVRQLAAEYAERDEAIPTEELIELYDSHGIQPDMVADIAREKGTDVSVPDDFYSLVAARHGEEGVAEETGEQGDERVADLPETELLYYDDQTRMAFEAMVLDTFEREEGYDVVLDRTLFYPEGGGQPADTGTLSTDDTTVDVEDVHREGDVVVHHTDGDPGTGEFVRGQIDAGRRRQLMRNHTATHIVIHAARQVLGEHIRQAGAQKGTDRSRIDVRHYDRIDREQVREIERIANGIVTDNVSVGSEWPDRHDAEEEYGFDLYQGGIPPGERIRLIHVADDVQACGGTHVARTGDIGAIKVLNTERVQDGVERLSFAAGPAAIEATQDTEDALAGAAATLDVTPEEVPETAARFFTEWKERGKRIEELESELAEARASGGVEGEEITVGETSAVIQRIDSDIEELRATANALAEGGQVAVIASGADGAQFVVAVPDGVAIDAGEVVGELAGRVGGGGGGPADFAQGGGPQTGALDEALDEAPDVLRQVLNA, encoded by the coding sequence ATGAGTACGCTCGAAGCGGAGTACCGACTGCAGTATTTCGAGGAGGAGGGGTTCGTCCGGAAGGAGTGCCCCGACTGCGGCGATTTCTTCTGGACGCGCGACGCGGACCGTGAGAACTGCGGCGAGCCACCCTGTGCGGAGTACGAGTTCATCGGCAATCCGAGTCTCGACGAAGAGTACAGTCTGGAGGAGATGCGCGAGGCGTTTCTCTCCTTTTTCGAAGACCACGATCACGAACGCATCGACCCTTACCCCGTCGCGGCGAACCGCTGGCGCGACGACGTCCTGTTGACCCAGGCGTCAGTCTACGACTTCCAACCGCTGGTGACGAGCGGCGCGACGCCGCCGCCGGCGAACCCGCTGACGATCTCCCAGCCCTGCATCCGGATGCAGGACATCGACAACGTGGGCAAGACGGGCCGACACACGATGGCCTTCGAGATGATGGCTCACCACGCGTTCAACGCGCGCGAGGAGCTCGACGATCCCGACCAGTACGCCTACGAGGGCGAGGTCTACTGGAAGGATCGAACCGTGGAATACTGCGACGAGTTCTTCGAGGCGATGGGTGCGAACCCCGAAGAGATCACCTACATCGAGGACCCCTGGGTCGGCGGCGGCAACGCCGGCCCGGCGATCGAGGTCATCTACCGCGGCGTCGAGCTCGCGACGCTCGTCTTCATGTCGATGGAACAGGATCCCAGCGGCGAGTACGAGCTGAAGGACGGCAACACGTACTCGAAGATGGACACGTACATCGTCGATACGGGCTACGGGCTCGAACGCTGGACGTGGGTCTCGCAGGGAACGCCCACCGTCTACGAGGCGATCTACCCCGAGATGATCTCCTTTTTGAAGGGGAACGCCGGCATCGACCACACCGACGAGGAGGAGGAGCTCGTCACGCGCGCGGCGACGCTCGCTGGCCACATGGATATCGACGAGGCCGAGGACGCCGAACGCGCCCGCGGGACGATCGCCGAACAGCTCGGCGTCGACGTCACCGAGCTCCGCGAGCTGCTCGAGCCGCTGGAGGCGATCTACGCCATCGCCGATCACTGCCGCACCCTGGCCTACATGCTCGGCGACGAGATCGTCCCCTCGAACGTCGGCACTGGATATCTCGCCCGAATGGTGCTCCGGCGGACGAAGCGACTCTGTGATACGGTTGGGGTGGACGCGCCGCTCGACGAACTGGTCGACATGCAGGCCGAGCGCCTCGGCTACGAGAACCGCGACACGATCCGCGACATGGTGCGGACGGAGCTCGAGAAGTACCGCGAGACGCTCGAACGCGGCGGTCGACGCGTACGCCAGCTCGCCGCGGAGTACGCCGAGCGCGACGAGGCGATCCCGACCGAGGAGCTGATCGAGCTGTACGACTCCCACGGGATCCAGCCCGACATGGTCGCCGACATCGCCCGCGAGAAGGGAACTGATGTATCGGTGCCCGATGACTTCTACAGCCTCGTGGCCGCCCGTCACGGCGAGGAAGGGGTGGCCGAGGAGACGGGAGAGCAGGGCGACGAGCGCGTCGCCGACCTGCCCGAGACCGAGTTACTCTACTACGACGACCAGACGCGCATGGCGTTCGAGGCGATGGTGCTCGACACGTTCGAGCGCGAGGAGGGCTACGACGTCGTGCTCGATCGAACGCTGTTCTACCCCGAAGGCGGGGGCCAGCCGGCCGATACGGGCACACTGAGCACCGACGACACCACCGTCGACGTCGAGGACGTCCATCGAGAGGGCGACGTCGTCGTCCATCACACGGACGGGGATCCCGGAACGGGCGAGTTCGTCCGCGGGCAGATCGACGCCGGCCGGCGACGCCAGCTGATGCGCAACCACACCGCGACCCACATCGTGATCCACGCCGCGAGGCAGGTGCTCGGCGAGCACATCAGACAGGCCGGCGCACAGAAGGGCACCGACCGATCCCGGATCGACGTACGCCACTACGACCGCATCGACCGCGAGCAGGTCCGCGAGATCGAACGGATCGCCAACGGGATCGTCACCGACAACGTCTCGGTGGGGTCGGAGTGGCCCGACCGCCACGACGCCGAGGAGGAGTACGGGTTCGACCTCTACCAGGGCGGGATCCCGCCGGGCGAGCGCATCCGACTGATCCACGTCGCCGACGACGTCCAGGCCTGTGGCGGGACACACGTCGCCCGCACGGGCGATATCGGCGCGATCAAGGTTCTCAACACCGAGCGCGTGCAGGACGGTGTCGAGCGGCTCTCGTTCGCGGCCGGTCCGGCGGCCATCGAGGCGACCCAGGACACCGAGGACGCGCTCGCCGGGGCGGCCGCAACGCTCGACGTCACGCCCGAAGAGGTGCCAGAGACCGCCGCACGCTTTTTCACCGAGTGGAAGGAGCGCGGCAAGCGCATCGAGGAGCTGGAGTCAGAACTCGCCGAGGCGCGCGCGAGCGGTGGCGTCGAGGGCGAGGAGATTACCGTCGGCGAGACGAGTGCCGTCATCCAGCGCATCGACAGCGATATCGAGGAGCTGCGAGCGACGGCGAACGCGCTCGCCGAGGGTGGCCAGGTCGCAGTGATTGCCAGCGGAGCCGACGGCGCGCAGTTCGTCGTCGCCGTGCCCGACGGGGTGGCGATCGACGCCGGCGAGGTCGTCGGCGAACTCGCCGGGCGCGTCGGCGGCGGCGGCGGCGGGCCGGCGGATTTCGCACAAGGTGGCGGCCCGCAAACGGGGGCGCTCGACGAGGCGCTCGACGAAGCGCCCGACGTGCTGCGGCAGGTGCTGAACGCCTGA
- a CDS encoding TspO/MBR family protein, translating into MSAVNWRSLPDRRPFVTLSSVVVACVLLGAAGGLITAPQIETWYTTLNKPGFTPPNWLFGPVWTVLYAFQGLAAWLVWRAGLDDRRVRVALGLFVVQFVLNVAWSPAFFGLESPVLGLVVIVPLWFAIVATIGAAARVERRAAALLVPYLAWVSFATALNYAIWTLN; encoded by the coding sequence ATGTCGGCAGTCAACTGGCGGTCACTCCCCGATCGACGGCCGTTCGTCACGCTCTCGTCGGTCGTCGTGGCTTGCGTCCTGCTCGGCGCGGCCGGCGGGTTGATCACGGCCCCGCAGATCGAGACGTGGTACACGACGCTCAACAAGCCGGGATTCACCCCGCCGAACTGGCTCTTCGGCCCGGTCTGGACGGTGCTCTATGCATTTCAGGGGCTGGCCGCGTGGCTCGTCTGGCGCGCGGGTCTCGACGACCGCCGGGTTCGGGTCGCGCTCGGGCTGTTCGTCGTCCAGTTCGTACTCAACGTCGCGTGGTCGCCGGCGTTCTTCGGGCTCGAATCCCCTGTTTTGGGACTCGTCGTCATCGTTCCGCTCTGGTTCGCTATCGTTGCCACGATCGGTGCCGCGGCGCGCGTCGAACGCCGGGCGGCTGCGCTGCTGGTGCCATATCTCGCCTGGGTCTCCTTTGCGACGGCGCTCAACTACGCTATCTGGACGCTGAACTAA